ATAGCCGTAGCAGCTCTGGCTAGAAATCAGGGAGTAACGGTCAATGTGATTGGCGTTCTTGACGATCGGCAGAATGAGAAGCCTCAAGGGCTTGAAGAAGTTGAATCGATTGCCGAGGCAGGTGGAGGCGTCAGTCAAATTGTATATCAGAAAAGTTTGTCCCAAACCGTACAGATGGTTACGAGGCAAGCCATGACTCAAACCATTCAGGGTGTCGTTAATAAAGAATTACAGGAAATTCTGGGAGAAGGCCAAAGTATTGAAGAGCTGCCGCCCGCTACAAGGAGTGAAGTAGTGGAAGTGGTGGAAGATTTAGGCGAGGCATGTGAACTTGAAGTACTTGTACTTGTGGATACAAGCGCGAGTATGCAGCATAAATTACCTACCGTGAAAGAAGCGCTTTATGATCTTTCTTTGAGTCTCAACGCACGTACCGGATCAAATCAATTCAGTATTTATACATTTCCTGATGTAAAACATACGATCCGGCGGGTCATTAAATGGACTCCGGAACTCGGAGAAATCAATGGCGTTTTTTCTAAACTTTCAAGCGGTGGATACACGCCTACGGGCCCTGCGCTGAAAGAAGCTCTCTATGCCTTTACTGAAAAACCTCTCTTCAGAGGCATGCAGGATGGAGAAGATCCTTATGAAGAAACAGGATTTTAAATTATTTCCCGGGACATATTTACAAGGAAAGTGGAATGGTCATAAATATAAAGTGATCCGAAAACTTGGAGCGGGAGCTTGCGGCGCCGTGTATTTATGCCAAACTTTCCAGGGGGATAAGGTAGCCCTCAAGGTAGGGAAAGACAGCTCCAGAATGATGCTTGAGGTAAATATGTTGAAGAAATTCAGTAAGGTCCAAGGCGTGAAACTTGGGCCTGCTTTTGTTGATGTAGACGATTGGAAATCACCGTCTCTTCAAGTTTTCCCTTTTTATGTCATGGAATATGTAGAAGGGGTGCCTCTAGCCCATTTTTTAAGAGGGAAAAGCAAAGAATGGATCGGTATTTGTACCATTCAGTTGTTAACCGATCTGGAGCATCTTCACAAAGCGGGATTCGTCTTTGGAGATTTGAAGACGGATAATTTGTTAATGTCAAATTCAAAAGTTCGATGGATTGATGTAGGAGGCGTTACAGCGATAGGGCGGGCTATCAAAGAGTACACAGAATTTTATGATCGAGGATACTGGGGATTTGGCTCCCGAAAAGCTGAACCTTCATATGATTTGTTTGCCGTCACCATGATTATGTTAGAGATGGTGCATCCGAATAAATTTGAAAAAGGGGCTCATCCTAGAAGAACGCTGGCAGCAAAGCTTGCTTCCTCTAATGATCTAAAACCTTATCATTCTCTT
The Halobacillus halophilus DSM 2266 DNA segment above includes these coding regions:
- a CDS encoding vWA domain-containing protein translates to MKAGRLKQILLLTDGCSNHGEDPIAVAALARNQGVTVNVIGVLDDRQNEKPQGLEEVESIAEAGGGVSQIVYQKSLSQTVQMVTRQAMTQTIQGVVNKELQEILGEGQSIEELPPATRSEVVEVVEDLGEACELEVLVLVDTSASMQHKLPTVKEALYDLSLSLNARTGSNQFSIYTFPDVKHTIRRVIKWTPELGEINGVFSKLSSGGYTPTGPALKEALYAFTEKPLFRGMQDGEDPYEETGF
- a CDS encoding protein kinase domain-containing protein; the protein is MKKQDFKLFPGTYLQGKWNGHKYKVIRKLGAGACGAVYLCQTFQGDKVALKVGKDSSRMMLEVNMLKKFSKVQGVKLGPAFVDVDDWKSPSLQVFPFYVMEYVEGVPLAHFLRGKSKEWIGICTIQLLTDLEHLHKAGFVFGDLKTDNLLMSNSKVRWIDVGGVTAIGRAIKEYTEFYDRGYWGFGSRKAEPSYDLFAVTMIMLEMVHPNKFEKGAHPRRTLAAKLASSNDLKPYHSLIAGVWKGKFQSASEMKQALSYIVMKRAKGSPVSRKQMKAQKHSSEWGELLALSAVAGVFCGFSIFSFWL